attcaattttttaaaactttttctGTAAAACAAAGTTGGGGAATTCGTCTGAGAAATCAAAGGGAATATTATAAACATGGAATCGAATGGATAATATCGAAGGGATAACGGCcaaaaggagaaggaggaaTTAGTAAatccaaaatataattatatttaaatgacGTTTTATTCTAGACATCAATCTTATTAATGCAGACGATTAAGTTTGACcgattattttttgttattttttaagtaattccGGGAACCCCAATACTTCTTATAAAccatattttcaaatgaattttatattaaaaattcaaatctaaaattttaaaacacaacttcgtaatataaaaataattatggacgtacaaaaattaagtttatccACCGCAcatgttacattttttatgtcctaaaatttaaatataaaatatctgtTGGGATGCTACAAGGTGTATCTGAGGAGGAAAAAATTGAAGCTTTCTTCCCCTTTAATTATTGAAGAcataatatattatagtttGACAAAGTCAAAAGCACAAAATTCCATTAATAAGTTATTAATTACATCTGTTGACTGGAAAATAATCAAACACACAGAAACTTATGctactcaaattaattaaaaaatgaaattaattaaagctTCTGCCACCTCCCACTCGATATAAATCCCCTAATTAAGGAACAATTTGAATGCAATTAATTCCACTTCTCTTTgattattcatttaattaagatGAAGAATCCTCTTCGTCTGAAGGCTGTGAATCACATCTCAATAGTCTGCAATTCAGTGGAGAAATCTGTGGATTTCTACCAGAGAGTTCTTGGCTTCTATTCTGTTAAAAGACCTGCTTCCTTCACCTTCCATGGCGCATGGtattgtatttatatatattttgaaaaaccctttaatcaaaattatatttttttgtttaaaaattaaaacttttgtggAATAGGTTGTACAATTACGGGATGGGGATACATCTTCTGCAGTCCTGTGAGGCGGACGATAAGCCGAAGAAGAGAGTGATAAACCCTAAAGACAATCATCTTTCGTTTCAGAGCGAGAACATGGGAGCTACTGAGAAGCAGCTGAAGGAGATGAGAATAGAGTACGTGAAGTGTGAGGTGGAAGACGATGGGGTCTTTGTTGACCAGTTGTTCTTCCACGACCCAGATGGCCTAATGATTGAAATTTGCAATTGTGAGAACCTCCCTATTCTTCCACTGTCTGGCGGCGATTCCCCGACCGCGGCGGCGCGTTTGTGCAGTATTCAACAAGCGGAGCAACAGCAAAAGCTACAACAGATTCAAAACGCTGCCGTTCAGATGATGCAGCTCCAACAGTTGCTCATCAGCATCCCATGCAATGCATGCACATGAAATtccttggtttttttttttttttttttttttttttttttNGGTTGTAAAAACATGATTAAAGGGCAATTTTGAGTTCGTTCTCCAAATATGTTGTGTATTTAAATAACAAGACTTGGTACTTAtgtgaatgaaaaatatatattcaaattactTTTAACCATTTATATGTCTTACTTAATTGTTAGTTAGTTAGTTGAGAGGGGTGTACAAAGTTCaagttgggttaggttgagtgatttttttttaccccaTCCAAAAGTTAccgttggttggattggtaacccaacccaacccaactctttattttcgggttggtaCCCGTTGCgttgtcaaatttttatttttttaa
This sequence is a window from Cucurbita pepo subsp. pepo cultivar mu-cu-16 chromosome LG04, ASM280686v2, whole genome shotgun sequence. Protein-coding genes within it:
- the LOC111792139 gene encoding uncharacterized protein LOC111792139 — protein: MKNPLRLKAVNHISIVCNSVEKSVDFYQRVLGFYSVKRPASFTFHGAWLYNYGMGIHLLQSCEADDKPKKRVINPKDNHLSFQSENMGATEKQLKEMRIEYVKCEVEDDGVFVDQLFFHDPDGLMIEICNCENLPILPLSGGDSPTAAARLCSIQQAEQQQKLQQIQNAAVQMMQLQQLLISIPCNACT